The genomic region TAAAGATGCAGACATTTGAATCATTTTTCTTGAGATGTGATAATGCCGTACTAGTTTTACTTATAAGACACTCACAACCTCCACTACAAACAACTTCAAGGTGAACATCTCCCATCATACAAGATCTAAATCATGGACAATCTCAAATGCAAAAATGAACAATGGCAATCTAAACTCCACCCGTGGACTGATTTAATATATGGTTTAGTGTTTAGCCAGCAGTCATGACAATGTGATACCTGTGATATAGCTCTAAATGCACCACTCTTGCCcagtttttctcctctcttggtCACAGTCTCTGCAGAGGTTCTGGCCGACTTGGCTGCTTCCTCTACCCCTTCCTTGATCTTCTTGCCCAGATCTGTACGACTCACCTCTTCCAAACCCTAAAGCCATAAAAACAAAGTGAACATACAGCTGGAGAACTTCGTATGAGCCGTTGTCCATACCGAACTCGTGCTATGCATATTGAAGTGCCCCCTTTATAACAGCATTTAAAAGAATTGCTGAATTATAGTAAATAAAGATGACAAAGAATATAGTGTAACTGTATGTGAAATCAAAGCAAATAGTATGAGATCAGATGACTGCCATCTTACCTCCTTGACAGTTTCTGACAGGGATCCAAATCTCTTCTTTAGCACTTCAGACGTTTTTGCCGTTTCAGACTCAATGGTTTTCTAAAATCAGATATATGATAAAAAGAAAGCCTATGAAAGGGATTTGACACTACACATTAAGACAAGATTTCTGTATATCCATGCAAATATAAAAAGATAAGAACATAGCCGTCAATGTATGGTTACGGTCCTAGAAGATGTATgattttcttttccatttttttaaGCAGTCTAGGGTTCTTTGAAATAAAGACTCCTGGAGAATTTAAGACGCTCACGTATTTTCGTCTGGCTTGTTTGAGCGCTTCGGATTCCTCTAACTTCTGGGCTTCTTCACGAAATTTCTTGATGCTttctttcatgtctttgtttttaCTCAATTCCTGCTTCAGATTATCCAAAAACTCCCCCAAAAATCCTTTGCGACCACTGCGACCACCACCATCAGATGCATACCGCACCTACTCAAGTTGTACATCAGATAGAAAAACAAGTCACAGTTCTTTGTCTTGATGAAAGTACAACTGTTTCAAGTGAACTGCACACTGTGCACAGAATACAGCATTCTTTTTGACAATTATTTCAAACTTTGTACTTATAAAAGAATATTCTTACCTGTGATGAACCTGTGACAGACCCACATATTCTGTACACATGAGCTCTGTCATGTAGGGACGTATATGACCGACTGGACAAAAGCAGACAACTTCTTCTGACACATAGCTGGCATGAGACAATTACGTAAATCACCATGAAATGGTCGGACATTTCAAGGAGCAAACAAAAGTATGTTGTATTGCACAAATGTCAACAAAATTAAGAAGTGCCGTCAGGGTCATAACCAAATTTGCTAGCTGTCTAGCTAGGCCATCTACCGTAAATTAGCCGCAACGGCCACGGTAACATTTGCAAGCTAGTATAAGTCAGTTAAACAGCCTGTTTAACGTAGCTAACTTGACGACATTGAATTTAAAATCTAAAAGATTATTTACCATCACTTTAACCATCTATTTAAATCTACATAAGCGTTAGATTTTTTCATTAAGTCTTCACGGTATGAGGGGGTTTAAAGTCAAGCTATCTACAGAAGGTGGACAATTTGCTACTCTTGCTAGCAATAGTTAATTGTTTCAATTCGATGTACGAAGGCCCACGAGAGCACACCGGTATGAGCATCCGATTGCTTGGTACACCTCTGAAACAGCACAAATCAGGAGCAACAATTGTTCGATATGATTGAGCTCAACAACAGATTGTGTATATGCTGTTCTAGGAAACACCGTTACGTATCAGATTTAGATATACAACATTTGAAGACATAACTGTCCGATATAGGTAGTCTCACCTGATAACACTGACACAAGGAGGCCGCCATCTTGATCACGTAGCTGTGACCTCTCTGACAGCTGACCTTCTGACGCATTTCAGGAGGAGGAGCCAATACTATGGTGGACGTGCTTTCATAGTAACAGACACCGGGGACAGGGAATATGAATTATGTCGACATGGTTGTATgcgataataataattaaaaaaaaaggatttgaaTTTCAAAACCAAGGTATTTGGTTCTACTTGACACGAACATTCCTCAGCTTGTAGAACATAGGGCATCACATCACCCGTTTCTCAGTTCATTTGCCAAAAGAACTTTGGGCAGGAAACACAATAAAACTCACTGTAGCGGAATTTAAGCTTCCCATGTAGCTACAGGACTGTAATCACGTCTAGTCACTGAGCACTGAGAATTAATGGCAAATTAATTTAGAGGAAGCATCAACCTGAAGGCCACAACGCAGTACATTTTCAATCAAGCGTTATTTGCCGCACTGTCAATCTTCTGGCCCTTATATTACAAAATGACAGACATTTGAAGCTGTAATATAACGTACTTAGGTTATGTAAAGTCAAACCATTATGGTGATATGACCAGCTGAGAGGCAAATAAGACACATTGCAGACAAGATTGAAAAACGTGAAGGTTTTGGTGTTTATTAACAAACCTTACACAAGGCGGCAAGAAACAAGCATCATAAAAAGGGGGGAAATTAAAATTTGGTCACTAAAAACTGATTCAGGCAAAAACTAAAAGTGCACACATAATGCACCCCATCACAAATATCTAAtgatacaaacaaaaaaaactggaaGGTCTGTAGTGGGCAGGAGGGTTCGGGCCAAGATGATAAATCGGGTTTATGCGTTTCTGTCGATCCTCACATCGATTTCTCTTCCGTTCAGCCTGTAGCCATTCATGGTGCGGCATGCCCTCTCTGCAGTCTCAGGGTTGTCAAAACGAACTACGCCACAGCCTTTGGACTTCCCATTCTCCATCTTGATATCAGCATACTGCACAATTCCTGtaatttaaaataaacaaataaatacatgaaaaaGATCAGAAGAACTTAGTTTAAATTGGTACAAACAAACGAGTTAAGTCTCCTTACCACAAGAATTGAAGGTGTCCTTTAGCATCTTCCAGGTGAAATCGAATGGCAGCTACAAAGACACAAGCATTTACGTTATTCAAAGATAATCCATACCCATTTACTGTACAGAATGAATGAagaataaaaatgaatgaatgaaattaagTCACATACATTTCTGACAAAGATCTGGCAGCCCTTCCTGGTATTGGCTCCTGCTCCAGGACCACCAGCACCTGCTCCACCGAAGGGATTGTTGTTGAAGTTGCCACGGTCCATGTCTGCTGGTCTGTCAAACTGGCCTCCCACACCAGCTGAACCCATGCGGTCCATGTTGGATCCCCCCATGCGGTCCAGCCCCGTGGCTGGGAAGCGGTCAATACCAGCAGAACCCATGCGGTCAAAGTTGGATCCCCCCATGCGGTCCAAGCCTGTATTCATCCTGTCCATACCCATGGGGGCGCTGAACTCCATGCCTGCACTCATGCGTTCCAAACTGGACGGGCCCAGGCGGTCAAAGCCAGCAGGGCCCAGCCGGTCCACACTGGAGCTCATACGGTCCAGGCCAGTACCCAGCCTGTCCATACTAGGCCCCAGCCGGTCCAAACCAGAACCCATCCGGTCATAGCCAGAACCCAGCCTGTCCAGATCAGATACGCGTTCCATGCGATCCATTCCCATTCGGTCCATCCCAGAACCACCCATGCGGTCCATGCCAGAACCCATTCTGTCCATCCCAGAACCCATGCGGTCCATGCCCATTGAGTTACCTATAAAACAGAAGGGACAAATTGGGACAATGTATGTGTGCACCTCGCCGACATTTTTGAAAACACAGAATACATTCTAGCATCATGAGCAATGCTCATAGTACCTACCCATTCCTCTATCAAAAGACTCTCCAAAGTTATTGCGAGACATGGCCATCTCATTGCGACCAAACTCACGGTCAAATTGTCCACCAATTCGGTCCATGTCTGAAAGACAGGCAAATCAGTCAGTGAATCAAGTTTGAGACGGCATAATACACCACCAAAGAAATCAATCCACTTACCATTCATTCTTCCCATTCCAGATGGACCAAAGCGATCCATATTGTTCATGCCACCAAAGTTGTCCATACCTATAGACAAAGTAATAAAAGCAAACTTAGCAAGCAGAACTTAAAGTGTATTCTAGTTTAACTATCTATTAAAGTTAACAATAAAACCAAAATATAAATCATAGTAAATTAGTACAAATCATGATCAAACAATTACACATAACTTGCTGTTGAACACAACCACAAACCAGACACGGGTATAATGGATGACATAAAAACTGGTATATCTGAGTAAAATGGTTTACTGCGGTATACAGGTTAGTGTTAACTCATGGCATCTCATGCTGAACATACCTCCCATGCGCCCCCCCATGCCACCGAAGCCCATGCCATCCATTCCTATAAGACAATTGAACATTAAAATCAAGCAAATAAAAGGAGCAAATTAAGCTGCTGGTCTTGGCGTCATTGATTTACCTCCAGGGCCCATGTTGCCCATaccgccgccgcctcctcctcctcctccaccaccaccacctccgccgCCACCCACCACGGTTGAGTTGACCAGCATCAATGGGCTGCCCACCAGGTCCAAGTCCAAGACCAATTCCACTCAAGCCACCTGAAATATAAACAGTGTTGTCAAAATGAAGCTTAAAATCTAAAGCTTGCACCAAAATAGAAGGGAAACGAACAAagaaattataattttttgttttaattcacACTGACGTGGGAGGGCTGGTGGTCTCTCTGGAGGTGCGAAGTCTCCTTTTGGCAAAGACTTCTCATCCTGCAATTTAAACAGAACACTTCACTAGGACAGATGTAATTTAAACATGTACATCAACATGttaatacatacatattcattCAAGTAATTCCTTATATACACAACCAAATTCTTTAAACTAAAAAACCCCAGTAAAACTCACCAGTTTGACGTGCATAACACGGTTGAAGAGGAGTTGTCCATTGAACATAGCTTAACATTTATTAAGGAAAAgtactaaaaaaacaaacattacacacaccatcactgacCCAAAACCACAGCTTCATCCTGCTTAAGGAACAAGAGTGTGTACTATTCAAGGATACAGACTGCTTGCACGGCTTCAATGGGAATGTCAAAGGTGACTGTTCCCATTCCCCTGCTCTTCCCATCCTTATCTTCAAGGATATCTGCACGGACTACCACACCAGCCATGCCGAACACCTCCTTCAGTTTTTTCCAGCCCACCTTATAATCCAGCTGAGGAAGACAGGTGATATCCATTAGGGGACAAATTACTTTACTAAGGATCAATAAGTTTACATTGGAGCCCATTAGGACGTTTAGAATTGTGGTGGAATTGTGATTAACCAATGCAAGTTGTGGCAAATACATACAATGAGTAGTTAACAATAATATAGGGTTAGTACGCAATGGTTAAagcctgatgtgtttgtgtttctcaaagtgcTAAGAACTTTCATCTTACATTCGCCACAAACACGGTACTTCCGATTTTGCCAGACTGGAGCCCATGGATGATCTCATTGGGAATGTTGGGGTTGTTCAACAGGCTGGGGGGAATGTTGACCATAGATGGTGCCCCTGGCCCAGGTCCCATTCCCATGCCCATACCACCTCCCATGTTGCCACCCATGTTACCACCCATATTGCCGCCCATGCCACCAGGGggaccacctccaccacctccctgAGACCTGTGGGCCTCCCGCTGGGCAATAAGGCCATCTGGATCCTGGGCAGGCAAAAGGAAAATGGCGTTAATCTGGGCCCCATGTCAAAAAGCAGTCTTTGTAGAGCAGCGTAGTGTTGTTTACAGTCAGATTAACTTACTTCTTTGACTTTAAGAGGACGCCCATTGAGATTGTGCTTGTTAACCTTCTCAACAGCTTTCTTCATGAGCTCTTCGGTCCTGAACTCAACAATCCTACAAGGGTAAAACCATAAGCCATTAACAACTCGcatgaacaaatacaaaaagaaaatgtactCATTTTACAACAGTGCTTTAATCCAAGGAAATGTAACTTACGCACAACCCTTTTGTTGATTGATGCAATCACATTAGGATAATCGGGGCATGAAAAAAAGCACAAGAGTTAGACAACAAACATGGTAGGATCGTTAATGGCATAAAAATGAAAGCATTGACACCCAATTCAAAAATGACTTACACTTGATAGTTGTGTTTAAACATAAGACTTACACCAATCCAAATATTCACCCAGAGGGTTCATCTCTACCTCTCAAATGCTGGTCATCAGGCAGAGTTCCACGCCACAGAATTATTCCATTAAAGGGAGTTGTAAGCATGCTTAGGTGCAACAATTCTATGTCCATCTTTCAACCTTGCCTAAGGCTTGACCCCATTAGTCCCAGATGAACAAATCCGACAAACAGAGAAGGGCAGAGCCAAACTCCTGCTCAGTCTCAATAGCAACCCATCCCTGTGACTCCCTTCAGAGCCACCGTCTTCACCTGCTTTTCTCCGAGTGTGCCCGCAGAAAGACACTTCTCAAGACTGGGCAGGCCTTCATACATACTCCCCCTTTCAGAAAGAAAAGTAAACTCAAGCGGACAAACAGAGGTTCGTCTCGTGCACTTACCCTTGATTTGCCTTCTGCGTCCATTAAGTGCTCCACGTACGTAACCTCACCCACTACAAATCAGATTCCAGACGACACACACCAAGGGAGAGAAGCCAAGAGAACAATGGGGGTTTAGAGCAGACACACAACCGGGCGGTGACAGAGCTCGGCCTGCGTATCCAGAGCTTCCACCCTCAGAACC from Clupea harengus chromosome 10, Ch_v2.0.2, whole genome shotgun sequence harbors:
- the hnrnpm gene encoding heterogeneous nuclear ribonucleoprotein M; translated protein: MSTEAAPEKPGQGEVNGKANHESRKERPPKRGGGGGRFEPYGNPSKRYRVFVSNIPYDVKWQALKDLMKEKVGEVTYVEHLMDAEGKSRGCAIVEFRTEELMKKAVEKVNKHNLNGRPLKVKEDPDGLIAQREAHRSQGGGGGGPPGGMGGNMGGNMGGNMGGGMGMGMGPGPGAPSMVNIPPSLLNNPNIPNEIIHGLQSGKIGSTVFVANLDYKVGWKKLKEVFGMAGVVVRADILEDKDGKSRGMGTVTFDIPIEAVQAVSMFNGQLLFNRVMHVKLDEKSLPKGDFAPPERPPALPRGLSGIGLGLGPGGQPIDAGQLNRGGGGGMGNMGPGGMDGMGFGGMGGRMGGMDNFGGMNNMDRFGPSGMGRMNDMDRIGGQFDREFGRNEMAMSRNNFGESFDRGMGNSMGMDRMGSGMDRMGSGMDRMGGSGMDRMGMDRMERVSDLDRLGSGYDRMGSGLDRLGPSMDRLGTGLDRMSSSVDRLGPAGFDRLGPSSLERMSAGMEFSAPMGMDRMNTGLDRMGGSNFDRMGSAGIDRFPATGLDRMGGSNMDRMGSAGVGGQFDRPADMDRGNFNNNPFGGAGAGGPGAGANTRKGCQIFVRNLPFDFTWKMLKDTFNSCGIVQYADIKMENGKSKGCGVVRFDNPETAERACRTMNGYRLNGREIDVRIDRNA